From a single Hymenobacter sp. YIM 151500-1 genomic region:
- a CDS encoding family 43 glycosylhydrolase, translating to MKHNSTAFLVAGYFRQAPSRLVACVVPAGQRRAVQASAGPGLSSSFCLVAGARLGLLLLLLTLVGLVTASAQTTFQNPVKSDAADPHMTYYEGHYYLTYTRGNRIAVSKARSVAGLATAPETTVWTDNTPGRCCNIWAPELHLLNGPNGRRWYIYYTADGNDGNYHQHRMHVLESSGTDPLGPYQYKNRLYDPNADDFAIDGTVFTKDGTLYYVWSGGCCTSDHIYLARMSNPWTLGSQRVELAAVAYDWERHWGAVVEAPAVIQRNSKTFITYSGSPCWSPNYTLGLMTNTNGNILDPGSWARSSTPVFGRSDRNGVYGPGHNGFFKSPNGAEDWIVYHAVADPNGACNPSRTARVQQITWRADNTPVFGEPVTTSALLPLPAGDPGTANGIVSGGTYKLTHKGTNQCLDAVNNNREPDDVIQYTDNGNDAQRWIITLEADGHYKLRHKGTSQCLDVLNNSPEPTDVGQYWDNGNDAQRWRIDDVGGGFYKLTHKGTNQCLDVYNNYPDPGTNVIKYYDNGNDAQRWKLELLELPAGAARPALSTASAAASAASSRQLVVSPNPATQRITVSLPFRAGSPAAITLRDVLSKRIIQQEHHLPTAAAPLELNLSGVKPGVYLLQVEHLGVLSSQKVVVQ from the coding sequence ATGAAACACAACTCCACCGCTTTTCTTGTTGCTGGCTACTTCCGGCAGGCGCCCAGCCGCCTGGTAGCTTGCGTCGTCCCGGCCGGCCAGCGCCGTGCCGTACAAGCCAGTGCCGGCCCAGGTCTCAGCAGCAGCTTCTGCCTGGTTGCCGGTGCCCGGCTCGGCTTGCTGCTGCTGCTGCTTACGCTCGTTGGGCTGGTTACGGCCTCGGCCCAGACCACTTTCCAAAACCCGGTTAAAAGTGACGCGGCCGACCCCCACATGACGTATTATGAAGGGCATTACTACCTGACTTACACCCGCGGCAACAGGATTGCGGTTTCCAAGGCCCGGAGCGTGGCGGGGCTGGCTACGGCTCCCGAAACCACCGTGTGGACTGACAACACCCCAGGCCGGTGCTGCAACATATGGGCCCCCGAGCTGCATTTGCTTAATGGCCCCAATGGCCGGCGCTGGTACATCTATTACACGGCCGACGGCAACGACGGCAATTACCATCAGCACCGGATGCACGTGCTGGAAAGCAGCGGTACCGATCCGCTAGGCCCCTACCAGTACAAAAACCGGCTGTACGACCCCAATGCCGACGACTTTGCCATCGACGGCACGGTGTTTACCAAGGATGGCACCCTGTATTACGTATGGTCGGGCGGGTGCTGCACCAGCGACCATATCTACCTTGCCCGGATGAGCAACCCCTGGACGCTGGGCAGCCAGCGGGTGGAGCTGGCTGCTGTGGCCTACGACTGGGAGCGTCACTGGGGGGCCGTTGTGGAGGCCCCGGCGGTTATACAGCGCAATAGCAAAACCTTTATCACGTACTCGGGCAGCCCGTGCTGGTCGCCGAACTACACGCTGGGCCTGATGACCAACACCAACGGAAATATACTGGACCCCGGCTCCTGGGCGCGGTCGAGCACGCCGGTCTTTGGGCGCTCGGACCGCAACGGGGTGTACGGGCCGGGGCACAACGGCTTCTTTAAGTCGCCGAATGGCGCCGAAGACTGGATAGTGTACCATGCCGTTGCCGACCCCAACGGCGCCTGCAACCCCAGCCGCACCGCCCGGGTGCAGCAAATAACCTGGCGGGCCGACAACACCCCTGTTTTTGGGGAGCCTGTCACAACCTCAGCGCTTCTACCCCTGCCGGCCGGCGACCCCGGCACTGCCAACGGCATCGTATCGGGTGGCACGTACAAGCTGACGCACAAGGGCACCAACCAGTGCCTGGACGCGGTAAACAACAACCGGGAGCCCGACGACGTGATTCAGTACACCGACAACGGCAACGACGCCCAGCGCTGGATTATCACGCTGGAAGCCGACGGCCACTACAAGCTGCGCCACAAGGGCACCAGCCAGTGCCTCGACGTGCTGAACAACAGCCCGGAGCCCACCGACGTGGGGCAGTACTGGGACAACGGCAATGATGCCCAGCGCTGGCGCATCGACGACGTGGGCGGCGGGTTCTACAAGCTGACGCACAAGGGCACCAACCAGTGCCTGGACGTGTACAACAACTATCCTGACCCCGGCACCAACGTTATCAAATACTACGACAACGGCAACGACGCCCAGCGCTGGAAGCTGGAGCTGCTGGAGCTGCCGGCAGGAGCCGCCCGCCCGGCCCTGAGTACCGCTTCGGCAGCTGCTTCGGCAGCCAGCAGCCGGCAGCTGGTGGTTTCGCCCAATCCTGCCACGCAGCGCATCACGGTTAGCCTCCCGTTCAGGGCCGGCTCCCCGGCGGCCATCACCCTGCGCGACGTGCTGTCGAAGCGAATCATACAGCAGGAGCACCACTTGCCAACGGCCGCCGCGCCCCTGGAGCTGAACCTAAGCGGCGTGAAACCTGGCGTGTACCTGCTTCAGGTAGAGCACCTAGGCGTGCTAAGCAGCCAGAAAGTAGTGGTTCAGTAG
- a CDS encoding di-heme oxidoreductase family protein produces the protein MSANDEDDDDEDDDEDDDDQIDWAAAFPTFTAAGGATTVSNFTSLGLIQPAANLAGAALTEHMNGKAVFQRTFTLHEVAPLWNNVRCESCHLGGGRAGLPRVNATTGVLTPQLLFRVSVPGVTGPHGEPMPVPGFGDQIQPLKVVEGVDAQDDVRGASDEGNFIVRYTEQPSLRFKDGTSVSLRRPTYTFVKTTRDLPAGTLVSPRTGSQVTGLGLLEAVPEATILAFARNNTNNGVSGRPNRVWDEELGMTRLGRFGWKANQPSLRQQNAGAANGDMGITTTVFPIEPGETAVSGLPNMSDQELKDLTVFTQTMGVPAIRNNNSPEAQLGAQLFVKAECTSCHVPAMRTGTLPGRPEVSNQLIAPFTDLLLHDMGPDLADNRPDFLATGREWRTAPLWGLSLQQTVHGHTNLLHDGRARNVLEAIMWHGGEGANSRKIVTEMSKQERDALLSFLNSI, from the coding sequence ATGTCGGCTAATGATGAAGACGACGATGACGAGGATGACGACGAGGATGATGATGACCAGATAGACTGGGCAGCGGCATTTCCTACGTTCACTGCCGCCGGGGGGGCCACCACCGTCAGCAACTTCACCAGCCTCGGCTTGATTCAGCCGGCGGCCAACCTGGCCGGCGCCGCCCTGACGGAGCACATGAACGGCAAGGCGGTTTTCCAGCGCACGTTCACGCTGCACGAAGTAGCCCCGCTGTGGAATAACGTACGGTGCGAAAGCTGCCACCTGGGCGGCGGCCGTGCCGGCCTGCCCCGCGTGAATGCCACCACCGGCGTGCTGACGCCGCAGCTACTGTTCCGCGTGAGCGTGCCCGGCGTCACCGGCCCCCACGGTGAGCCAATGCCCGTGCCCGGCTTCGGCGACCAAATCCAGCCCCTGAAAGTAGTGGAAGGCGTAGACGCCCAGGATGATGTGCGCGGCGCCAGCGACGAAGGCAACTTCATTGTGCGCTACACCGAGCAGCCCAGCCTGCGCTTCAAAGACGGTACCTCGGTGAGCCTGCGCCGGCCCACCTACACCTTCGTGAAGACCACGCGCGACCTGCCGGCCGGCACGCTGGTGTCGCCCCGCACGGGTTCCCAGGTAACCGGCCTGGGCCTGCTGGAAGCCGTGCCGGAAGCCACGATTCTGGCCTTTGCCCGCAACAACACCAACAACGGTGTATCGGGCCGGCCTAACCGCGTGTGGGACGAAGAGCTGGGCATGACCCGCCTGGGGCGCTTTGGCTGGAAGGCCAACCAGCCCAGCCTGCGCCAGCAAAACGCCGGCGCCGCCAACGGCGACATGGGCATCACCACTACCGTATTTCCGATTGAGCCCGGCGAAACGGCGGTTTCGGGCCTGCCCAACATGAGTGACCAGGAGCTGAAGGACCTGACCGTGTTTACCCAGACGATGGGCGTGCCGGCTATCCGCAACAACAACAGCCCCGAGGCGCAGCTGGGTGCCCAGCTATTTGTGAAGGCCGAGTGCACCAGTTGCCACGTGCCGGCCATGCGAACGGGTACGCTGCCCGGCCGCCCCGAGGTGTCGAACCAGCTGATTGCTCCCTTCACCGACCTGCTCCTGCACGACATGGGCCCGGACCTGGCCGACAACCGCCCCGACTTTCTGGCCACGGGCCGCGAGTGGCGCACGGCCCCGCTGTGGGGCCTGAGCTTGCAGCAAACCGTGCACGGCCACACCAACCTGCTGCACGACGGCCGCGCCCGCAACGTGCTGGAAGCCATTATGTGGCACGGCGGCGAAGGAGCCAACTCCCGCAAGATTGTAACCGAAATGAGCAAGCAGGAGCGCGACGCGCTGCTCTCCTTCCTCAACTCCATTTAA
- a CDS encoding DUF2905 domain-containing protein, protein MQTGKLLVLLGLLLVALGAFLWLGGGSLFSWFGRLPGDIRVERPGFRFYAPLASMLLVSLLLSAVLWLVRRLSDYV, encoded by the coding sequence ATGCAAACTGGAAAACTACTGGTCCTGCTGGGGCTGCTGCTCGTGGCGCTGGGGGCCTTTCTGTGGCTGGGAGGTGGCAGCCTGTTCAGCTGGTTTGGCCGCCTGCCCGGCGACATTCGCGTGGAGCGGCCGGGCTTTCGTTTTTACGCGCCCTTGGCCTCTATGCTGCTGGTGAGTTTGTTGCTGAGCGCCGTGCTATGGCTGGTGCGGCGGCTGAGTGACTACGTGTAA
- a CDS encoding aldehyde dehydrogenase family protein: MPKIVSPQVEFDVLLRQAKQVTPEIFTPDGAGFLNLLEGRWQEPGQPRPFRSPVDGSELGSLPMLNHEAALRAVIFAKQEAATWAATDLDERRAKVQDCLDQLRPQADLIGKLLIWEIGKTYKLGFTDIDRAIDGVQWYVDHIEGMLGQRQPLGLVSNIASWNYPMSVLLHAVLVQVLCGNSVIAKTPTDGGFISLSLAFAVARRCGLPVTLVSGPGGELSDVLVKHEAVDCLSFVGGRYNGRNIADALSEKQKRYMLEMEGVNTYGIWNFSNWPALADQLKKGYDYGKQRCTAYVRFVVERRLFPQFLETYWETVRHLKVGNPTLVDSPDDKLPELAFGPVIHRGQAEELDRLYDDALKTGATPLLQGKLDDSLFLPDQDRAAYRAPRALVNLPRQSELYFKEPFGPIDSIVLVDRVEELVGEMNISNGALVAAVASDDEQWVRRTAKEVRAFKVGINQLRSRGDREEVFGGLGESWKGAFVGGSLLVEAVTQGNELTLRGNFEDHILMPEKV, translated from the coding sequence ATGCCTAAAATCGTTTCGCCTCAGGTAGAATTTGACGTTTTGCTTCGCCAGGCCAAGCAGGTTACCCCCGAAATCTTTACGCCCGACGGCGCGGGCTTCCTCAACTTGCTAGAAGGCCGCTGGCAGGAGCCCGGCCAGCCGCGCCCGTTCCGCTCCCCGGTGGACGGCTCCGAGCTGGGCAGCCTGCCCATGCTCAACCACGAGGCTGCCCTGCGGGCCGTCATCTTTGCCAAGCAGGAAGCCGCCACCTGGGCCGCCACCGACCTCGATGAGCGCCGCGCCAAAGTGCAGGACTGCCTCGACCAGCTGCGCCCCCAGGCCGACCTGATCGGCAAGCTGCTCATCTGGGAAATCGGCAAAACCTACAAGCTAGGCTTCACCGACATCGACCGGGCCATCGACGGCGTGCAGTGGTACGTGGACCATATTGAAGGCATGCTGGGCCAGCGCCAGCCGCTGGGACTGGTCAGTAATATTGCCTCCTGGAACTACCCTATGTCGGTGCTGCTGCACGCTGTGCTGGTGCAGGTGCTGTGCGGCAACTCCGTTATTGCCAAAACTCCTACCGACGGCGGCTTTATTTCCTTGAGCCTGGCTTTTGCCGTGGCCCGGCGCTGCGGCCTGCCCGTGACGCTGGTAAGCGGCCCCGGCGGCGAGCTGAGCGACGTACTGGTGAAGCACGAAGCGGTGGACTGCCTCAGCTTCGTGGGTGGGCGCTACAACGGCCGCAACATTGCCGACGCCCTTAGCGAGAAGCAGAAACGCTACATGCTGGAAATGGAAGGCGTGAACACCTACGGCATCTGGAACTTCTCCAACTGGCCCGCCCTGGCCGACCAGCTCAAAAAGGGCTACGACTACGGCAAGCAGCGCTGCACGGCCTACGTGCGCTTCGTGGTGGAGCGGCGCTTGTTTCCGCAGTTTCTGGAAACGTACTGGGAAACGGTGCGCCACCTGAAAGTGGGCAACCCCACCCTCGTGGACAGCCCCGACGATAAGCTGCCGGAGCTGGCTTTCGGGCCCGTTATCCACCGGGGCCAGGCCGAGGAGCTGGACCGCCTCTACGATGATGCGCTGAAAACCGGCGCTACGCCCCTGCTGCAAGGTAAGCTGGACGACAGCCTGTTTCTGCCCGATCAGGACCGCGCCGCCTACCGCGCCCCGCGGGCCCTGGTAAACCTGCCCCGCCAGAGCGAGCTGTATTTCAAAGAGCCCTTCGGCCCCATCGACTCTATTGTGCTGGTAGACCGGGTGGAAGAGCTGGTGGGCGAGATGAACATCTCGAATGGCGCCCTGGTAGCCGCCGTAGCCAGTGACGACGAGCAGTGGGTCCGGCGCACAGCCAAAGAGGTGCGCGCCTTCAAAGTGGGCATCAACCAGCTCCGCTCCCGCGGCGACCGGGAAGAGGTGTTCGGCGGGCTGGGCGAGTCGTGGAAGGGCGCCTTCGTAGGCGGGAGTCTGCTAGTGGAGGCAGTCACCCAGGGCAACGAGCTAACCCTGCGCGGCAACTTCGAGGACCACATTCTCATGCCGGAGAAAGTGTAG
- a CDS encoding ArnT family glycosyltransferase, producing MPFPMTSRRWLWLFLLVLGGAFLFQLGTWGPLETSEARYAEIGREMLRGQDWLHPRLLGIQHFHKPPLTYWLTAAGLGLAGESALGVRLLPVLAVLVQVVLVYGLGLLLFQGDRARALAAAVLYGTLPVVLISALNVTTDVYLATLELAATYGILRYYHTGGARWLYLFWVGLGLAFLTKGPVGFVLPLMAVLGFYFRRGQARRPFTVHHVLGFGLFVLVGLSWYLYLAAENPAFVRYFLVEHTVERFANAATFNRSKPWWFYVVLAPTTSLPWSVALVARAARTPWASVPRPWQNVLVFWVLVPLVFFSLSSSKLLLYVLPIFPGLALLTVYYLGRCTEAALHRWYVGIVAFYGLLLAALCVLPILTTVLDLGFEVHPRTAAWPAAGVILLVLTLTLWGQVRIAPRLLVATVLFTGLLLLSVKPILQQNELAFNGSRPLAQLLRQHHLTGRPVLVYDELLPSLAFELGQLPVSLHDGNHNLRRETQFEATPAWRRTLLDLQDSTQRPALDSLLRQHPVLLVKGELKPERRWLLQHFQKQEKLGKWTVLWKW from the coding sequence ATGCCCTTTCCGATGACCTCGCGCCGCTGGCTCTGGCTGTTTCTGCTGGTGCTGGGCGGGGCCTTCCTGTTTCAGCTGGGCACTTGGGGGCCGCTGGAAACCTCCGAGGCCCGCTACGCTGAAATCGGGCGGGAAATGCTGCGCGGGCAGGACTGGCTACACCCGCGCCTGCTGGGCATTCAGCACTTTCATAAGCCCCCGCTCACGTACTGGCTGACGGCTGCGGGCCTGGGCCTGGCCGGCGAAAGCGCCCTGGGCGTGCGGCTGCTGCCGGTGCTGGCCGTGCTCGTGCAGGTGGTGCTGGTATATGGCCTGGGTCTGCTGCTTTTTCAAGGCGACCGGGCCCGCGCCCTGGCCGCGGCTGTTCTGTACGGCACGTTGCCCGTAGTGCTTATTTCGGCCCTCAACGTGACTACCGACGTGTACCTGGCCACGCTGGAGCTGGCGGCCACCTACGGCATCCTGCGCTACTACCATACGGGCGGGGCGCGGTGGCTGTACCTGTTTTGGGTGGGGCTGGGGCTGGCATTTCTGACCAAAGGGCCGGTGGGCTTCGTGCTGCCGCTGATGGCGGTGCTCGGCTTTTACTTCCGGCGGGGGCAGGCGCGGCGGCCGTTTACGGTGCACCACGTGCTGGGCTTCGGGCTGTTTGTGCTGGTAGGGCTGAGCTGGTACCTCTACCTGGCGGCCGAAAACCCGGCGTTTGTGCGCTACTTCCTGGTGGAGCACACCGTGGAGCGGTTTGCCAACGCCGCCACGTTCAACCGCAGCAAGCCGTGGTGGTTTTACGTGGTGCTGGCGCCGACTACTTCGCTGCCGTGGTCGGTGGCGCTGGTGGCGCGGGCCGCGCGCACGCCCTGGGCCTCGGTGCCCCGGCCGTGGCAGAACGTGCTGGTATTCTGGGTGCTGGTGCCGCTGGTGTTCTTTTCGCTATCCAGTTCCAAGCTGCTGCTTTACGTGCTGCCCATCTTTCCAGGGCTGGCTCTGCTCACGGTGTACTACCTGGGCCGCTGCACCGAGGCCGCGCTGCACCGCTGGTACGTGGGCATCGTGGCGTTTTATGGGCTGCTGCTGGCGGCGCTGTGCGTGCTGCCCATCCTGACCACGGTGCTGGACCTAGGCTTCGAGGTGCACCCGCGCACGGCGGCCTGGCCGGCGGCCGGGGTTATTCTGCTGGTGCTCACCCTCACGCTCTGGGGCCAGGTGCGCATTGCCCCGCGTCTGCTGGTGGCTACAGTGCTGTTCACGGGGCTGTTGCTCTTGTCCGTCAAGCCTATTCTGCAGCAAAACGAGCTGGCCTTCAACGGCAGCCGCCCGCTGGCCCAGTTGCTGCGCCAGCACCACCTCACGGGCCGCCCGGTGCTGGTTTACGATGAGCTGCTGCCGTCCCTGGCCTTCGAGCTGGGCCAACTGCCCGTGTCGTTGCACGACGGCAACCACAACCTGCGGCGCGAAACCCAGTTCGAGGCCACCCCCGCCTGGCGCCGCACCCTGCTCGACTTGCAGGATTCCACCCAGCGTCCCGCCCTCGATTCTCTTCTCCGCCAGCACCCCGTGCTGCTCGTGAAAGGGGAGCTGAAGCCAGAGCGCCGCTGGCTGCTTCAGCATTTCCAGAAGCAGGAGAAGCTAGGCAAATGGACGGTGCTCTGGAAGTGGTGA
- a CDS encoding VPS10 domain-containing protein, whose protein sequence is MKKTVLTALSVVCLSLNAWAQWVNQPITFANRRAVPLLLRVVDNSTVWTVGEPVEEGYATPQLARTTDGGQTWTVTTLPVDAANRESVTGLSAISASTAWVVTSIIDGNGGRILHTTDGGQTWTPQGTGTAFVNSRSFPGFVHFFSATEGVAGGEQLTATGSFELYRTTDGGQTWTPVTGTPPSLEDESLSVFKPTVAGNSIWVLTDEGRVLRSPDRGLTWTITQVPAAGEPTGLAFRDEQNGLLSVLDEDGTQHGLFSTTDGGQTWTQVTYTGPLHGIGLSAVPGTNQYVSTGSDLGNDDQGSSYSRDNGQTWVALENTINHLTVSFISPTVGWSGSIGFENDDDIVGNGVNRFTGTVLTTRSGIDAALQASLQVVPNPALGGHTTLRAPRPLGGPAQVRVLDVTGRLVRTNTWTGTAALDLDLSREKAGVYLLEVTTSAGTARQKLEVQ, encoded by the coding sequence ATGAAAAAAACTGTACTTACCGCGCTTAGCGTGGTCTGCCTGAGCTTGAACGCCTGGGCTCAATGGGTAAACCAACCGATTACTTTCGCTAACCGCCGGGCAGTGCCTCTGCTGTTGAGGGTGGTGGATAACTCCACTGTGTGGACTGTCGGTGAACCTGTGGAAGAGGGGTATGCAACTCCGCAGCTAGCACGCACAACGGATGGCGGCCAAACCTGGACGGTCACCACCTTGCCCGTAGATGCAGCAAACCGGGAAAGCGTTACCGGTCTTAGTGCTATCAGCGCTTCTACCGCTTGGGTGGTTACGTCCATTATCGACGGTAATGGCGGCCGAATTCTGCACACCACCGACGGCGGCCAGACCTGGACTCCGCAGGGTACGGGTACGGCATTCGTTAACTCTAGGAGCTTTCCGGGCTTTGTTCATTTCTTTTCGGCTACCGAGGGCGTAGCAGGCGGAGAGCAGCTTACCGCAACCGGCAGCTTTGAGCTATACCGCACCACCGATGGCGGCCAGACCTGGACACCAGTAACCGGGACTCCCCCGAGCCTGGAAGATGAGAGTTTAAGCGTGTTTAAACCCACGGTGGCTGGCAACTCCATCTGGGTTCTTACGGATGAAGGCCGGGTACTTCGTTCCCCCGACCGGGGCCTTACCTGGACCATCACGCAAGTGCCGGCAGCAGGTGAGCCCACGGGACTGGCCTTTCGGGATGAGCAAAACGGGCTACTCTCAGTTCTCGACGAGGACGGTACCCAACACGGCCTGTTTAGCACCACTGATGGCGGCCAGACCTGGACGCAAGTCACCTACACCGGACCCCTGCACGGCATAGGCCTGAGCGCTGTTCCTGGCACCAACCAATACGTTTCTACGGGCAGCGACCTTGGCAATGACGACCAAGGCTCGTCCTATTCTCGTGACAACGGGCAGACGTGGGTGGCGCTGGAGAACACCATCAACCACCTGACGGTAAGCTTTATCAGCCCCACAGTAGGCTGGTCAGGTAGCATTGGTTTTGAGAATGATGACGATATCGTAGGCAATGGCGTAAACCGGTTTACGGGCACGGTCCTTACTACTCGGTCGGGGATTGATGCTGCGCTTCAGGCCAGTTTACAGGTAGTTCCCAACCCGGCCTTGGGCGGCCACACGACGCTACGTGCGCCCCGGCCGCTGGGTGGTCCGGCCCAGGTGCGGGTACTGGACGTAACCGGCCGCCTGGTTCGTACGAATACCTGGACCGGCACTGCTGCCCTCGATCTGGACCTTAGCCGGGAGAAGGCAGGCGTATACCTCTTGGAAGTAACAACCAGCGCCGGCACGGCCCGCCAGAAGCTGGAGGTTCAGTGA
- a CDS encoding aspartate kinase: MKVLKFGGTSVGSAQRMREVAGLVHAPQLGRRIVVLSAMSGTTNALVDIARLLYAQDVAAATAGIEALRQRYHDVAQELLPGGHAPAAIGQLDQHFQTLLDLTTAPLSSDGERVILAQGELLSTLLFHRYVTQVLGHPAVLLPALDFMRLDQDDEPDAAYIREHLAATLAPHAAQQLFITQGYICRSAQGSIDNLKRGGSDYSASLIGAAVEAEEIQIWTDIDGLHNNDPRVVPGTYPIRELSFDEAAELAYFGAKILHPSSVLPARQHGIPVRLLNTMQPDAPGTLISSRTGSEAIKAVAAKDGITAINVKSSRMLLAHGFLRTLFEVFERYRTSIDMITTSEVAVSLTIDDPARLPQILEELRRFGTVEVDENQTIICLVGNLLQDAHGAAHAAFAALQDIPLRMISYGGSPNNISLLVNTVDKTRALLALNEGLFRKPSP, translated from the coding sequence ATGAAAGTTCTCAAGTTTGGCGGCACGTCCGTCGGGTCGGCGCAGCGGATGCGCGAGGTGGCCGGGCTAGTTCATGCCCCGCAGCTGGGGCGGCGCATCGTGGTGCTGTCGGCCATGAGCGGCACCACCAACGCCCTGGTAGACATTGCCCGCCTGCTGTATGCCCAGGACGTGGCCGCCGCCACGGCCGGCATCGAGGCCCTGCGCCAGCGCTACCATGACGTAGCCCAGGAGTTGCTGCCAGGCGGCCACGCGCCGGCCGCCATTGGGCAGCTTGACCAGCACTTTCAGACCCTGCTGGACCTGACCACGGCCCCGCTGTCCAGTGACGGGGAGCGGGTGATTCTGGCCCAGGGCGAGCTGCTGAGCACCCTGCTGTTTCACCGCTACGTGACCCAGGTACTGGGCCACCCGGCCGTGCTGCTGCCAGCCCTCGACTTCATGCGCCTCGACCAGGATGATGAGCCCGACGCGGCTTACATCCGGGAGCACCTGGCCGCTACGCTGGCCCCGCACGCGGCCCAGCAGCTATTTATTACCCAGGGCTACATCTGCCGCAGCGCCCAAGGCTCCATCGACAACCTCAAGCGCGGAGGCTCCGACTACTCGGCTTCGCTGATTGGAGCGGCCGTGGAGGCCGAGGAAATTCAGATCTGGACCGACATCGACGGCCTGCACAACAACGACCCGCGGGTGGTGCCGGGTACCTATCCCATCCGGGAGCTGTCGTTTGATGAGGCGGCCGAGCTGGCCTATTTCGGGGCCAAGATTCTGCACCCCAGCTCGGTGCTGCCGGCTCGTCAGCACGGCATTCCGGTGCGCCTCCTGAACACCATGCAGCCCGATGCGCCCGGCACGCTGATTTCCTCGCGCACGGGCTCCGAAGCCATCAAGGCGGTGGCCGCCAAGGACGGCATTACGGCCATCAACGTGAAATCAAGCCGCATGCTGCTGGCCCACGGCTTCTTGCGCACCCTGTTCGAGGTGTTTGAGCGGTACCGCACCTCCATCGACATGATTACCACCTCAGAAGTGGCCGTGTCCCTGACCATCGACGACCCGGCCCGCCTGCCCCAGATTCTGGAGGAGCTGCGCCGCTTCGGCACAGTAGAGGTGGATGAAAACCAGACGATTATTTGCCTGGTTGGCAATCTGCTGCAAGATGCCCACGGCGCCGCCCACGCTGCTTTTGCGGCGCTACAAGACATTCCGCTGCGCATGATCAGCTACGGCGGCTCACCCAACAATATCAGCCTGCTGGTGAACACCGTGGATAAGACTCGGGCGCTGCTAGCGCTGAATGAAGGGCTGTTTCGGAAGCCCAGTCCCTAG
- the lysA gene encoding diaminopimelate decarboxylase, translated as MPFQLPQELASTPTPFYFYDLALLDRTLAALAAAARPGGYQVHYALKANSNLPILERIRAAGLGADCVSGGEVQRALDAGFAPGHVVFAGVGKSDASVNLALAADIFCFNAESVQELEVLGELAGAQGRRARVALRINPNVDALTHPHITTGLEANKFGISLQDLPAVIDKLATLPHVELVGLHAHIGSQITELPVFGELSRRLNELQTWLEDRGHRLPHLNVGGGLGINYQQPDTEPIPDFAAYFGTFDRHLVRRPGQQVHVELGRAVVAQCGTLLSRVLYVKESQQTRFAILDAGMTELIRPALYGSHHHIQNLSSQLPAQPYDVVGPICESSDTFGRAVLLPETRRGDLVAIRSAGAYGEVMSSAYNLRDKAEAVYR; from the coding sequence ATGCCCTTTCAGCTACCCCAGGAGCTTGCCTCCACTCCTACCCCGTTTTACTTCTACGACCTGGCCCTGCTGGACCGAACCCTGGCGGCGCTGGCTGCGGCTGCCCGGCCCGGCGGCTACCAGGTGCATTACGCCCTCAAGGCCAATTCTAACCTGCCGATTCTGGAGCGCATCCGGGCGGCGGGGTTGGGGGCCGACTGCGTGAGTGGCGGCGAGGTGCAGCGGGCCCTGGACGCCGGTTTCGCGCCGGGCCACGTGGTGTTTGCGGGCGTGGGCAAGTCGGATGCGTCGGTTAACCTGGCGCTGGCGGCTGATATTTTCTGCTTCAATGCCGAGTCGGTGCAGGAGCTGGAGGTGCTGGGTGAGCTGGCCGGCGCCCAAGGCCGCAGGGCGCGGGTGGCCCTGCGCATCAACCCCAACGTGGACGCCCTGACTCACCCGCACATTACCACGGGCTTGGAGGCCAACAAGTTCGGCATCAGCCTGCAAGACCTGCCCGCGGTGATTGACAAGCTGGCCACGCTGCCGCACGTGGAGCTGGTGGGCCTGCACGCCCACATCGGCTCCCAGATTACGGAGCTGCCGGTGTTTGGGGAGCTGAGCCGCCGCCTCAACGAGCTGCAAACCTGGCTCGAAGACCGGGGCCACCGCCTGCCCCACCTCAACGTGGGCGGGGGCCTGGGCATCAACTATCAGCAGCCCGACACAGAGCCGATTCCCGATTTCGCGGCCTATTTTGGCACGTTTGACCGGCACCTGGTGCGGCGGCCGGGCCAGCAGGTACACGTGGAGCTGGGCCGGGCCGTGGTGGCGCAGTGCGGCACGCTCCTAAGCCGGGTGCTCTACGTGAAAGAAAGCCAGCAGACGCGCTTCGCCATCCTCGACGCGGGCATGACCGAGCTGATCCGCCCGGCCCTGTACGGCAGCCACCACCACATCCAGAACCTGAGCAGCCAGCTGCCCGCCCAGCCCTACGACGTGGTGGGGCCCATCTGCGAGTCGTCGGACACCTTTGGGCGGGCCGTGCTGCTCCCCGAAACCCGCCGCGGCGACCTGGTAGCCATCCGCTCCGCCGGCGCTTACGGCGAGGTCATGTCTTCAGCCTACAACCTACGCGACAAAGCCGAGGCGGTGTATCGGTGA